The window CGGGGCAGCAGTGTGGCCGTGACGCCGCAGGATTCGCTGCTGAAGTTGTATAGTCTGCTGCAAGACTGGCACGGCGAGGGGAATGAATCGACACCAAGGGCCGACTGGGTGAGTTTGGCCGACTATTGGCTTGCCTCCGCCATTCGCCAGGAGCTGGTGCAGCCGATTGAGGTGACGTCAATTTCTCGCTGGGGGGACCTGAATCAGGTCTGGCTCGATCTGGTGCGGCGCGATCGCACCGGCACCCCCAGCCTCGAGGGCAGCATCTGGGCTGTGCCCTACCGCTGGAGCCACCTGGTGCTGCTCTACGACCCCTCTCGTTTGCCCCGCCAAGCAGCTCAGCTTAAGACCTGGGCTGACTTGCTGCGGCCTGAACTGACGCGCCGCCTGGTGCTGCCTGACCATCCCCGTCTGGTGCTGGGGCTAGCTCAAAAGGCTTTGAAGGCCTCGGCTAACGGTGCAGACCCGGCCGCTGTTGCAGGCCTAAACGCCTTTTTAGCCAAGCTGCACCAGCAGGTTCGAGTCTACGACTCTAATTACTACCTTGAGAGTTTGATTGTTGGCGATGCGACCGCCGTCGTTGGTTGGTCAGACGATGTACTGCCGCTGCTGCGCCAGTATCGCCATTTAGCCGTCGCGGTGCCCCCTGATGGAACGCTGCTGAGTGCCCAACTCTGGGTACGGCCCCAGGCGGTGCCTGCCCCTGCTCCGGCTGCTACCGAATGGCTCAATTTTTGTTTAGGGGATGACTTTGCCACCCAGCTCGCCATCTTTGGCCACACCACCTCGCCGCTGCTGTGGGGGGTTGACCCGCAGCAGCGGCCCGAGCCCCTGCAAACACCGCCAGAGATCGTGCTGACTCCGGCGATCGCCGACCAGAGCGAGTTTCTACTTCCCCTCAAGGCCGAAGCGGAGGACCGCTACGGTCGTTTGTGGCAAAGCTTACGCGCCTAGCTCAGAATGTTC is drawn from Leptolyngbya subtilissima AS-A7 and contains these coding sequences:
- a CDS encoding extracellular solute-binding protein → MNRRSFLVGASGVTLATLLAGCQRSSAANLRLAMVPNSVPAQLLKAFQQLPERGSSVAVTPQDSLLKLYSLLQDWHGEGNESTPRADWVSLADYWLASAIRQELVQPIEVTSISRWGDLNQVWLDLVRRDRTGTPSLEGSIWAVPYRWSHLVLLYDPSRLPRQAAQLKTWADLLRPELTRRLVLPDHPRLVLGLAQKALKASANGADPAAVAGLNAFLAKLHQQVRVYDSNYYLESLIVGDATAVVGWSDDVLPLLRQYRHLAVAVPPDGTLLSAQLWVRPQAVPAPAPAATEWLNFCLGDDFATQLAIFGHTTSPLLWGVDPQQRPEPLQTPPEIVLTPAIADQSEFLLPLKAEAEDRYGRLWQSLRA